A single Phragmites australis chromosome 4, lpPhrAust1.1, whole genome shotgun sequence DNA region contains:
- the LOC133916832 gene encoding uncharacterized protein LOC133916832 isoform X1: protein MENLKEQRGQEAAGANGWMTVPAFGDWGMKNGALPDYSMDFSKIREMRKQNKKELSRASLGGEDALPPSQQERNTAQPKAQPKLGRPAEDHRRPLHGRDHSPTGGKKFLSYFQCCIKV from the exons ATGGAGAACCTGAAGGAG cAGCGGGGACAGGAGGCCGCGGGCGCGAACGGGTGGATGACGGTGCCGGCGTTCGGGGACTGGGGCATGAAGAACGGCGCGTTGCCGGACTACTCCATGGACTTCTCCAAGATCCGCGAGATGCGCAAGCAGAACAAGAAGGAGCTCTCCCGCGCCAGCCTCGGCGGCGAGGACGCCCTCCCCCCATCCCAACAGGAGCGCAACACGGCGCAGCCCAAGGCCCAGCCCAAGCTCGGCCGCCCGGCTGAAGACCACCGCCGGCCTCTCCACGGCCGCGACCACTCCCCAACC GGAGGAAAGAAGTTTCTGAGCTACTTCCAGTGCTGTATCAAGGTCTGA
- the LOC133916832 gene encoding uncharacterized protein LOC133916832 isoform X2, which yields MENLKERGQEAAGANGWMTVPAFGDWGMKNGALPDYSMDFSKIREMRKQNKKELSRASLGGEDALPPSQQERNTAQPKAQPKLGRPAEDHRRPLHGRDHSPTGGKKFLSYFQCCIKV from the exons ATGGAGAACCTGAAGGAG CGGGGACAGGAGGCCGCGGGCGCGAACGGGTGGATGACGGTGCCGGCGTTCGGGGACTGGGGCATGAAGAACGGCGCGTTGCCGGACTACTCCATGGACTTCTCCAAGATCCGCGAGATGCGCAAGCAGAACAAGAAGGAGCTCTCCCGCGCCAGCCTCGGCGGCGAGGACGCCCTCCCCCCATCCCAACAGGAGCGCAACACGGCGCAGCCCAAGGCCCAGCCCAAGCTCGGCCGCCCGGCTGAAGACCACCGCCGGCCTCTCCACGGCCGCGACCACTCCCCAACC GGAGGAAAGAAGTTTCTGAGCTACTTCCAGTGCTGTATCAAGGTCTGA
- the LOC133916831 gene encoding uncharacterized protein LOC133916831 has translation MAGCCAFLRWPSTLHSRLGYRPLDEEPGNAAGPSLATVVVGKERRMFSVDQLVLDSYPFRVLLETVARKEERRGRAIFVDVDAILFEHILWLACDGRSVSQLLQLDLKEIIDFYSQDA, from the coding sequence ATGGCCGGCTGCTGCGCCTTCCTTCGGTGGCCGTCGACCTTGCACTCCCGCCTCGGCTACCGCCCCCTCGACGAAGAGCCCGGCAACGCCGCGGGACCGTCTCTGGCGACGGTCGTGGTCGGGAAGGAGCGGCGGATGTTCTCGGTGGACCAGCTCGTGCTCGACTCCTACCCGTTCCGGGTGCTCCTGGAGACGGTGGCGAGAAAGGAGGAGCGGAGGGGCAGGGCCATCTTCGTTGACGTCGACGCCATCCTGTTCGAGCACATCCTCTGGCTCGCCTGCGACGGGCGGTCCGTCTCGCAGCTCCTGCAGCTCGACCTCAAGGAAATCATCGACTTCTACTCCCAGGACGCGTGA
- the LOC133916830 gene encoding uncharacterized protein LOC133916830 isoform X2: protein MAVSSSVGSAKAPACFLAPRRAALAPACSCLPSIKMCASAAAPAEPKKTVWVWTENRQVMTAAVERGWSTFLFGSKDLGKDWSSTARINPLFIDGPEIFDGENQKVAVILQVSSPRELELVQPDNVEAENIVIDFRGGWQVIPAENIVAAFQGCRGTVLAVSTNSTEAQVFLEALEQGLDGVVLKVDDMDDIIKLKDYFDRRNEAKSQLLLTKATVSKVEVVGMGDRVCVDLCSIMRPGEGLLVGSYARGMFLVHSECLETNYIASRPFRVNAGPVHAYVTVPGGKTSYLSELRSGKEVVVVNQNGLWRTAIVGRVKIESRPLILVEAKENSGDDTYSIFLQNAETVALITPVRGSSGRIAIPVTSLKVGDEVLVRKQGGARHTGIEIREFIVEK, encoded by the exons ATGGCAGTTTCTTCCTCCGTGGGCTCTGCCAAAGCCCCAGCTTGCTTCCTTGCACCCCGAAGAGCAG CATTAGCGCCAGCGTGCTCGTGTCTACCTTCCATCAAGATGTGCGCTTCTGCTGCTGCGCCGGCGGAGCCCAAGAAGACCGTCTGGGTGTGGACCGAGAATCGGCAGGTGATGACGGCGGCCGTGGAGAGGGGGTGGAGCACTTTCCTCTTCGGATCTAAAGATCTCGGCAAGGATTGGTCAT CAACTGCTCGCATCAATCCTCTCTTTATTGATGGCCCGGAGATTTTTGATGGGGAAAATCAAAAGGTTGCTGTAATTTTGCAAGTCTCTTCACCCAGAGAGCTTGAACTTGTACAACCAGACAATGTCGAAGCAGAGAACATTGTGATAGACTTTCGAGGTGGTTGGCAG GTCATACCGGCAGAAAATATAGTTGCTGCCTTCCAAGGATGTAGAGGAACTGTATTGGCTGTTTCAACAAACTCAACGGAGGCTCAAGTTTTTCTTGAG GCCTTGGAGCAAGGGCTTGATGGAGTTGTACTTAAAGTAGAcgacatggatgatatcattaaGCTCAAG GATTATTTTGACAGAAGGAATGAGGCAAAGAGTCAATTACTGTTGACAAAGGCTACTGTATCAAAGGTTGAAGTTGTTGGTATGGGTGATCGTGTTTGTGTGGATCTTTGCAGCATCATGCGACCTGGTGAAGGCCTTCTG GTTGGATCCTATGCGAGAGGAATGTTCCTTGTTCATTCTGAATGCTTGGAGACAAACTACATTGCAAGCAGGCCTTTCAGGGTCAATGCA GGTCCTGTACATGCATATGTCACTGTCCCTGGGGGCAAGACTAGCTACCTCTCAGAGTTGCGATCAGGAAAGGAGGTCGTAGTGGTCAATCAAAATGGGCTATGGCGTACTGCAATTGTGGGTCGCGTGAAGATTGAATCAAGGCCTCTCATCCTTGTAGAAGCAAAG GAGAACTCTGGCGATGATACATATAGCATTTTCCTACAAAATGCAGAGACAGTTGCACTTATCACGCCTGTTAGAG GATCAAGTGGAAGAATTGCTATTCCTGTGACTTCACTGAAAGTTGGTGATGAAGTTTTGGTGAGGAAACAGGGCGGTGCCCGTCACACTGGGATAGAGATTCGCGAGTTTATTGTTGAGAAATGA
- the LOC133916828 gene encoding probable serine/threonine-protein kinase PBL3 isoform X1, whose translation MGNCMDTTARVDHSMNNASYPSKVTSKTSLSYVPSTIKTNSSRSTLTLSSMRDRSELPTPRTEGEILSSSNLKAFTFNDLKSATKNFRPDSLLGEGGFGHVYKGWIDEHTLAPSRPGSGMVVAVKKLKPEGFQGHKEWLTEVDYLGQLHHKNLVKLIGYCSDGDNRLLVYEFMPKGSLENHLFRRGADPLSWAIRLKVAIGAARGLSFLHDAENQVIYRDFKASNILLDSEFNAKLSDFGLAKAGPTGDKTHVSTQVMGTHGYAAPEYIATGRLSAKADVYSFGVVLLELLTGRRALDKLKPGIEQSLVDWAKPHLGDKRRLYRIMDTKLGGQYPKKGAHAIANIALQCICSDAKLRPQMSQVLGELEQLQDSKHGSSSPQVDIRKTSHTVPKSPMRVQPSPRRRSLGAASPLPGYRTAQVH comes from the exons ATGGGCAATTGCATGGACACTACGGCCCGGGTGGATCACAGCATGAACAATGCTTCCT ACCCATCAAAAGTTACCAGCAAGACAAGTTTATCATATGTCCCTTCCACAATTAAGACCAACTCAAGTCGTTCAACTTTGACTCTTTCGTCTATGAGAGATCGAAGTGAGCTTCCTACTCCTCGGACAGAAGGTGAAATCTTGTCATCTTCTAATTTGAAGGCATTCACGTTCAATGATCTAAAAAGTGCAACCAAGAACTTTCGACCAGACAGTCTTCTTGGGGAAGGAGGATTTGGGCATGTCTACAAAGGTTGGATTGATGAACACACTCTTGCTCCTTCAAGACCAGGGAGTGGTATGGTTGTTGCTGTCAAGAAGCTTAAACCAGAAGGTTTCCAAGGACACAAGGAATGGCTG ACAGAAGTTGATTACCTTGGCCAACTTCACCACAAGAATCTTGTTAAGCTCATTGGTTATTGCTCAGATGGTGATAACCGACTTCTGGTGTATGAATTTATGCCCAAGGGAAGTTTGGAAAATCATCTGTTCAGAA GAGGTGCCGATCCTTTGTCATGGGCAATAAGGCTCAAAGTAGCTATTGGAGCTGCTAGGGGCTTGTCATTTTTACATGATGCTGAAAACCAAGTTATATATCGTGATTTCAAGGCATCAAACATTCTCCTCGATTCG GAATTCAACGCAAAACTTTCAGATTTTGGATTGGCAAAAGCTGGTCCAACTGGGGATAAAACTCATGTATCCACACAGGTCATGGGAACTCATGGATATGCAGCTCCAGAGTATATTGCAACAG GCCGCCTCTCTGCAAAGGCAGATGTCTACAGTTTCGGGGTGGTGTTGCTTGAATTGCTCACAGGAAGAAGGGCCCTGGACAAATTGAAGCCAGGCATAGAGCAGAGCCTAGTTGACTGGGCCAAACCTCACTTAGGTGATAAGCGCAGGCTGTACCGCATCATGGACACGAAGCTGGGAGGCCAGTATCCGAAAAAGGGTGCCCACGCCATTGCAAACATTGCCTTGCAATGCATCTGCAGCGACGCCAAGTTGCGGCCTCAGATGTCTCAGGTCTTAGGAGAGCTGGAGCAGCTGCAAGATTCCAAACATGGTTCATCGTCACCGCAGGTCGACATAAGGAAGACCTCACACACTGTCCCAAAATCGCCGATGAGAGTGCAGCCTTCACCTCGACGACGCTCACTTGGAGCAGCTTCCCCATTGCCGGGGTATCGCACCGCGCAAGTGCACTAG
- the LOC133916830 gene encoding uncharacterized protein LOC133916830 isoform X1 yields MAVSSSVGSAKAPACFLAPRRAALAPACSCLPSIKMCASAAAPAEPKKTVWVWTENRQVMTAAVERGWSTFLFGSKDLGKDWSSTARINPLFIDGPEIFDGENQKVAVILQVSSPRELELVQPDNVEAENIVIDFRGGWQVIPAENIVAAFQGCRGTVLAVSTNSTEAQVFLEALEQGLDGVVLKVDDMDDIIKLKDYFDRRNEAKSQLLLTKATVSKVEVVGMGDRVCVDLCSIMRPGEGLLVCVGSYARGMFLVHSECLETNYIASRPFRVNAGPVHAYVTVPGGKTSYLSELRSGKEVVVVNQNGLWRTAIVGRVKIESRPLILVEAKENSGDDTYSIFLQNAETVALITPVRGSSGRIAIPVTSLKVGDEVLVRKQGGARHTGIEIREFIVEK; encoded by the exons ATGGCAGTTTCTTCCTCCGTGGGCTCTGCCAAAGCCCCAGCTTGCTTCCTTGCACCCCGAAGAGCAG CATTAGCGCCAGCGTGCTCGTGTCTACCTTCCATCAAGATGTGCGCTTCTGCTGCTGCGCCGGCGGAGCCCAAGAAGACCGTCTGGGTGTGGACCGAGAATCGGCAGGTGATGACGGCGGCCGTGGAGAGGGGGTGGAGCACTTTCCTCTTCGGATCTAAAGATCTCGGCAAGGATTGGTCAT CAACTGCTCGCATCAATCCTCTCTTTATTGATGGCCCGGAGATTTTTGATGGGGAAAATCAAAAGGTTGCTGTAATTTTGCAAGTCTCTTCACCCAGAGAGCTTGAACTTGTACAACCAGACAATGTCGAAGCAGAGAACATTGTGATAGACTTTCGAGGTGGTTGGCAG GTCATACCGGCAGAAAATATAGTTGCTGCCTTCCAAGGATGTAGAGGAACTGTATTGGCTGTTTCAACAAACTCAACGGAGGCTCAAGTTTTTCTTGAG GCCTTGGAGCAAGGGCTTGATGGAGTTGTACTTAAAGTAGAcgacatggatgatatcattaaGCTCAAG GATTATTTTGACAGAAGGAATGAGGCAAAGAGTCAATTACTGTTGACAAAGGCTACTGTATCAAAGGTTGAAGTTGTTGGTATGGGTGATCGTGTTTGTGTGGATCTTTGCAGCATCATGCGACCTGGTGAAGGCCTTCTGGTTTGT GTTGGATCCTATGCGAGAGGAATGTTCCTTGTTCATTCTGAATGCTTGGAGACAAACTACATTGCAAGCAGGCCTTTCAGGGTCAATGCA GGTCCTGTACATGCATATGTCACTGTCCCTGGGGGCAAGACTAGCTACCTCTCAGAGTTGCGATCAGGAAAGGAGGTCGTAGTGGTCAATCAAAATGGGCTATGGCGTACTGCAATTGTGGGTCGCGTGAAGATTGAATCAAGGCCTCTCATCCTTGTAGAAGCAAAG GAGAACTCTGGCGATGATACATATAGCATTTTCCTACAAAATGCAGAGACAGTTGCACTTATCACGCCTGTTAGAG GATCAAGTGGAAGAATTGCTATTCCTGTGACTTCACTGAAAGTTGGTGATGAAGTTTTGGTGAGGAAACAGGGCGGTGCCCGTCACACTGGGATAGAGATTCGCGAGTTTATTGTTGAGAAATGA
- the LOC133916828 gene encoding probable serine/threonine-protein kinase PBL3 isoform X2 — translation MGNCMDTTARVDHSMNNASYPSKVTSKTSLSYVPSTIKTNSSRSTLTLSSMRDRSELPTPRTEDSLLGEGGFGHVYKGWIDEHTLAPSRPGSGMVVAVKKLKPEGFQGHKEWLTEVDYLGQLHHKNLVKLIGYCSDGDNRLLVYEFMPKGSLENHLFRRGADPLSWAIRLKVAIGAARGLSFLHDAENQVIYRDFKASNILLDSEFNAKLSDFGLAKAGPTGDKTHVSTQVMGTHGYAAPEYIATGRLSAKADVYSFGVVLLELLTGRRALDKLKPGIEQSLVDWAKPHLGDKRRLYRIMDTKLGGQYPKKGAHAIANIALQCICSDAKLRPQMSQVLGELEQLQDSKHGSSSPQVDIRKTSHTVPKSPMRVQPSPRRRSLGAASPLPGYRTAQVH, via the exons ATGGGCAATTGCATGGACACTACGGCCCGGGTGGATCACAGCATGAACAATGCTTCCT ACCCATCAAAAGTTACCAGCAAGACAAGTTTATCATATGTCCCTTCCACAATTAAGACCAACTCAAGTCGTTCAACTTTGACTCTTTCGTCTATGAGAGATCGAAGTGAGCTTCCTACTCCTCGGACAGAAG ACAGTCTTCTTGGGGAAGGAGGATTTGGGCATGTCTACAAAGGTTGGATTGATGAACACACTCTTGCTCCTTCAAGACCAGGGAGTGGTATGGTTGTTGCTGTCAAGAAGCTTAAACCAGAAGGTTTCCAAGGACACAAGGAATGGCTG ACAGAAGTTGATTACCTTGGCCAACTTCACCACAAGAATCTTGTTAAGCTCATTGGTTATTGCTCAGATGGTGATAACCGACTTCTGGTGTATGAATTTATGCCCAAGGGAAGTTTGGAAAATCATCTGTTCAGAA GAGGTGCCGATCCTTTGTCATGGGCAATAAGGCTCAAAGTAGCTATTGGAGCTGCTAGGGGCTTGTCATTTTTACATGATGCTGAAAACCAAGTTATATATCGTGATTTCAAGGCATCAAACATTCTCCTCGATTCG GAATTCAACGCAAAACTTTCAGATTTTGGATTGGCAAAAGCTGGTCCAACTGGGGATAAAACTCATGTATCCACACAGGTCATGGGAACTCATGGATATGCAGCTCCAGAGTATATTGCAACAG GCCGCCTCTCTGCAAAGGCAGATGTCTACAGTTTCGGGGTGGTGTTGCTTGAATTGCTCACAGGAAGAAGGGCCCTGGACAAATTGAAGCCAGGCATAGAGCAGAGCCTAGTTGACTGGGCCAAACCTCACTTAGGTGATAAGCGCAGGCTGTACCGCATCATGGACACGAAGCTGGGAGGCCAGTATCCGAAAAAGGGTGCCCACGCCATTGCAAACATTGCCTTGCAATGCATCTGCAGCGACGCCAAGTTGCGGCCTCAGATGTCTCAGGTCTTAGGAGAGCTGGAGCAGCTGCAAGATTCCAAACATGGTTCATCGTCACCGCAGGTCGACATAAGGAAGACCTCACACACTGTCCCAAAATCGCCGATGAGAGTGCAGCCTTCACCTCGACGACGCTCACTTGGAGCAGCTTCCCCATTGCCGGGGTATCGCACCGCGCAAGTGCACTAG